Proteins from a single region of Persephonella sp.:
- a CDS encoding adenosylcobalamin-dependent ribonucleoside-diphosphate reductase, translated as KVVKRLEKTLKKEQIPTVEQVQDIVEQILIEEGMAKVAKAYILYRQKRAEIRKEKQQILGKKEIDEIDKRFDINALRVLASRYLSKDREGRIIESPKHLFERVAVHTTIPSLLYDKRVYSLKRLKKKQKDEDFDPVKLEGRLKIGEYKLNRYHIEGLIRVYKRLNSHRHMKKPLSEIIKMLEKGEFDNYQIEIKEYFDLMTHKKFMPNTPVLVNFGNPLGMGMACFVLDMEDSILSIMETLKRAALIFKAGGGCGYNFSKLRPKGDYISTTHGKSSGPIAFMTLYDKMTDVIKQGGVRRGANMGILNSNHPDIEEFIVAKKGNKQLTNFNISVFIKEDFWDYYRENKPYPLINPRDGSVWKYVNPRALFDMIVYQGWESAEPGLLFDDNINRYNPLLKVFGRIYATNPCGEVVLYPNESCDLGSLNLWAFIKEDYDGEKRKVYFDWEDFKKAVKTATKFLDNVLDINKYPFPDIEKTTLRNRKIGLGIMGLADMLFELEVPYNSEEGRRWMEKVMEFVNYYSKEQSIERAIERGKFPTYNKSFYPEGKLPIRGFEDKKSWNLDWEGLVKKIKKYGLRNAFTTVIAPTGSISMIAGTSSGIEPVFSLVYEKKVTVGTFYYVDPVFEKTMEREGLFDDYLIKDVSKNEGSIQNIRYIPEKWKKVFVTSMDISAEDHVKALASVQKWTDSSVSKTINFPEDATVEDMKKAYLLAHALGCKGLTVYRYKSIKGVYVAGIEEEKKEETKLTSLKDVKVKGPTIYKEAGSFSPEKEEEAQQEEGIEKCPVCGSPLVNMEGCKKCPVCGWSVCEL; from the coding sequence GAAAGGTGGTTAAGAGACTTGAAAAAACATTAAAAAAAGAACAGATACCAACAGTTGAGCAGGTTCAGGATATAGTTGAACAGATATTGATAGAGGAAGGTATGGCGAAGGTTGCAAAAGCTTACATCCTTTACAGACAGAAAAGGGCTGAAATAAGAAAGGAAAAACAGCAGATACTTGGGAAAAAAGAGATAGATGAGATAGACAAAAGGTTTGACATTAACGCATTAAGGGTTTTAGCCTCAAGGTATCTTTCAAAAGACAGGGAAGGCAGAATAATAGAGTCTCCAAAGCACCTGTTTGAAAGGGTTGCTGTTCATACAACAATTCCATCATTGCTTTACGACAAAAGGGTTTACTCATTAAAAAGACTGAAGAAAAAACAAAAAGATGAGGATTTTGATCCTGTAAAACTTGAAGGAAGATTGAAAATAGGTGAATACAAGCTTAACAGATACCATATTGAAGGGCTTATCAGGGTCTATAAAAGGCTCAACAGCCACAGGCATATGAAAAAGCCCCTTTCAGAAATAATCAAAATGCTTGAAAAAGGGGAGTTTGATAACTACCAAATTGAGATAAAGGAATATTTTGATCTAATGACCCACAAAAAATTTATGCCTAACACCCCTGTTCTTGTTAATTTTGGAAATCCACTTGGAATGGGGATGGCCTGTTTTGTTCTTGACATGGAAGACTCAATTCTTTCAATAATGGAAACACTAAAAAGGGCAGCCCTTATTTTTAAAGCTGGAGGTGGGTGCGGGTACAACTTTTCAAAACTGAGACCAAAAGGTGATTACATAAGCACAACACACGGAAAAAGCTCAGGCCCTATAGCCTTTATGACCCTTTACGACAAGATGACAGATGTTATAAAACAGGGGGGCGTCAGGAGAGGGGCAAACATGGGGATACTGAACTCAAACCATCCTGACATTGAGGAGTTTATTGTTGCAAAAAAGGGAAACAAACAGCTTACAAACTTTAATATATCAGTTTTTATAAAGGAAGACTTCTGGGATTACTACAGAGAAAACAAACCTTATCCTCTTATAAACCCAAGAGATGGGAGTGTATGGAAGTATGTAAACCCAAGGGCTTTATTTGATATGATAGTTTATCAGGGCTGGGAGTCTGCTGAACCGGGACTTCTTTTTGATGACAACATAAACAGGTATAACCCTCTATTAAAAGTCTTTGGAAGAATATACGCAACCAATCCCTGTGGTGAGGTTGTTCTTTATCCAAATGAAAGCTGTGATCTCGGATCTCTAAACCTGTGGGCATTTATAAAAGAAGATTACGATGGAGAGAAAAGAAAAGTATATTTTGATTGGGAAGATTTTAAAAAAGCTGTAAAGACGGCAACAAAATTCCTTGACAACGTTCTTGATATAAACAAATATCCCTTCCCTGATATTGAAAAAACAACCCTTAGAAACAGAAAAATAGGTCTTGGAATAATGGGGCTTGCAGATATGCTTTTTGAGCTTGAGGTTCCATACAACAGTGAGGAAGGAAGAAGATGGATGGAAAAGGTTATGGAGTTTGTGAATTACTATTCAAAAGAGCAGTCAATAGAAAGGGCGATAGAAAGAGGAAAGTTTCCCACATACAACAAAAGCTTTTATCCTGAAGGAAAACTCCCAATAAGAGGGTTTGAAGATAAAAAAAGCTGGAACCTTGACTGGGAAGGACTTGTAAAAAAAATAAAAAAATATGGGCTTAGGAATGCATTCACAACAGTTATTGCCCCTACAGGATCAATAAGTATGATAGCCGGTACATCTTCAGGAATTGAGCCTGTTTTCAGCCTTGTTTATGAAAAAAAGGTAACAGTTGGAACATTTTATTATGTTGATCCTGTATTTGAGAAAACAATGGAGAGGGAGGGGCTTTTTGATGATTATCTTATAAAAGATGTATCAAAAAATGAAGGAAGCATCCAGAACATAAGATACATCCCAGAAAAATGGAAAAAAGTATTTGTAACATCAATGGACATATCAGCTGAAGATCATGTGAAAGCTCTCGCCTCAGTTCAAAAATGGACAGATTCTTCAGTTTCAAAAACGATAAACTTTCCAGAGGACGCAACTGTTGAGGATATGAAAAAGGCTTATCTGCTTGCCCATGCTCTTGGTTGTAAAGGGTTAACAGTCTATAGATACAAATCAATAAAAGGGGTTTATGTTGCAGGAATTGAAGAAGAAAAAAAGGAAGAAACAAAGCTGACATCACTGAAAGATGTTAAGGTAAAAGGTCCAACAATATACAAAGAGGCAGGAAGTTTCTCTCCTGAGAAAGAGGAGGAAGCTCAGCAGGAAGAGGGTATTGAAAAATGTCCTGTATGTGGTTCACCCCTTGTTAATATGGAAGGTTGCAAAAAATGTCCTGTATGTGGGTGGAGTGTGTGTGAGCTATGA
- a CDS encoding ATP synthase subunit I codes for MSVKVLFYFPLFVLGLIAGFLYFTHLFKSVNMYGTEKGKVLRSMFLRLPIPVVAALIGSIAGVGGIVSVLLGFTVFQIYFLVKVGTKLKKEVEEEAEKIARQEKAEKE; via the coding sequence ATGTCAGTTAAAGTTCTCTTCTATTTTCCACTTTTTGTTCTGGGACTGATCGCAGGTTTTTTATACTTTACCCATCTGTTTAAAAGCGTCAATATGTACGGAACAGAAAAAGGAAAGGTTCTAAGGAGTATGTTTTTAAGACTTCCTATACCGGTTGTCGCAGCTCTTATCGGAAGTATAGCAGGTGTTGGAGGAATAGTGTCTGTTCTTTTAGGTTTTACAGTATTTCAGATATACTTTCTTGTAAAAGTTGGAACAAAACTAAAAAAAGAGGTGGAGGAGGAGGCTGAAAAAATTGCCCGGCAGGAGAAAGCTGAAAAAGAGTGA
- a CDS encoding cob(I)yrinic acid a,c-diamide adenosyltransferase has product MIYVFTGNGKGKTTAAIGTGIRAVGAGLKVLMVQFMKVKELSSEYNVLSKLENFDIESFGRKGFYLPKEELEKRPELEKKGFKPFSEIDYRLAQEGIEFVKNCVFREKYDLYILDEICVALHYRLVDENILKKLLIEHREKTDFILTGRYCPDWLIEISDLATEMTEIKHPFKKGIPAKKGIDY; this is encoded by the coding sequence ATGATTTATGTTTTTACTGGGAATGGAAAAGGAAAAACAACCGCTGCGATAGGAACAGGCATAAGGGCTGTTGGAGCAGGTTTAAAGGTTTTAATGGTTCAGTTTATGAAAGTCAAGGAACTTTCTTCTGAATACAATGTGTTAAGCAAACTGGAAAATTTTGATATAGAAAGTTTTGGCAGAAAAGGTTTTTATCTTCCAAAGGAGGAACTTGAAAAAAGACCTGAGCTTGAAAAAAAAGGTTTTAAACCTTTTTCAGAGATAGATTACAGACTTGCACAGGAAGGAATAGAGTTTGTTAAAAACTGTGTTTTCAGGGAAAAATACGATCTTTACATACTTGATGAGATATGTGTAGCCCTCCACTACCGTCTTGTTGACGAAAACATTTTAAAAAAACTGCTTATAGAGCACAGAGAAAAGACTGATTTTATTCTTACTGGAAGGTACTGTCCCGACTGGCTAATAGAAATATCAGACCTTGCTACAGAAATGACAGAAATAAAACACCCTTTCAAAAAAGGTATCCCAGCAAAAAAAGGGATTGATTACTGA
- the pgsA gene encoding CDP-diacylglycerol--glycerol-3-phosphate 3-phosphatidyltransferase, producing the protein MGFANQLTILRIFLIPVFIILIGYNKPLYALIVFIIAGLTDALDGFIARKFNQITTLGKILDPIADKALLVSGFIFIYTSDLQVKFPYWYVVIVISRDIYILLGSALIYFMKGYLDVRPSVFGKATTFFQILSVVAVLVANITYIPQNFVDWIIYTASFFTVLSTITYTYDGFQQIK; encoded by the coding sequence ATGGGTTTTGCAAACCAGCTTACAATTTTAAGAATATTTTTAATACCTGTTTTTATTATTCTGATAGGATACAACAAACCCCTTTATGCACTGATAGTTTTTATTATTGCAGGTTTAACAGATGCCTTAGACGGTTTTATAGCAAGAAAGTTTAACCAGATCACCACCCTTGGAAAAATTCTCGACCCGATCGCAGACAAGGCTTTGCTTGTTAGTGGGTTTATTTTTATATATACATCTGATCTTCAAGTTAAGTTTCCATACTGGTATGTTGTTATAGTCATAAGCAGAGACATATACATACTTCTTGGAAGTGCTCTTATATATTTTATGAAAGGATATCTCGATGTCAGACCTTCAGTGTTCGGTAAGGCAACTACATTTTTTCAGATACTTTCTGTTGTGGCTGTTCTTGTTGCCAATATTACCTACATACCCCAGAACTTTGTTGACTGGATCATCTACACAGCATCATTTTTCACTGTTTTATCAACGATTACGTACACATACGATGGCTTTCAGCAGATAAAGTAG
- a CDS encoding LysR family transcriptional regulator: MRYKIKFKVWLEKDKDIVMGLGRDKLLREIDRLGSISKAAKEVGMSYKKAWSFIKAMEKRLGIKLIQTQRGGKGGGGAVLTKEAKKLLNEFEKITKEFEKLTKKLSKNE; this comes from the coding sequence GTGAGATATAAAATAAAATTTAAGGTATGGCTTGAAAAGGACAAGGATATCGTAATGGGTCTTGGTAGAGATAAACTTCTTAGAGAAATAGACAGGTTAGGCTCAATTTCAAAAGCGGCAAAAGAAGTAGGCATGTCCTACAAAAAAGCATGGAGTTTTATTAAAGCAATGGAGAAAAGGCTGGGTATAAAGCTGATACAGACACAGAGAGGTGGAAAAGGGGGAGGAGGAGCAGTTTTGACAAAAGAAGCAAAAAAACTTCTTAATGAGTTTGAAAAAATAACCAAAGAGTTTGAAAAATTAACAAAAAAGCTGTCAAAAAATGAATGA
- a CDS encoding DUF255 domain-containing protein codes for MRAFFIFLMLFNVCLSSEIKWFSYEDGIKKARSEKKLILLDIYAHWCHWCNVMENTTYRDQKVVTLISQYFVPIRVDAEERPDLNKKYNQGGLPTTVIMDNEGEILWGGIYVSPEDMEKLLSYFLSLDEKQIKKIAELNKKKQEKAYKRFFKKIKPKEPSKKYIKKVFRSIKIRFDSENGGFYGAPKFPKEELLHFLLLYWKFLGDEEAKKMMIKTAQGYMKLIDPVEGGIYRYSVNQYWTQPHYEKLLKDQSDLSLTFFDIYSQTGDERFFKSALSLINFSINKLYDRNRKLFYNSQGADIVDDEGTILMTGEEFFELGREERKKAVKKLGYPPKLEKSFYYGNNALISKSLFYAYIFTGEKKYLNTAKDVLDTVLEKAFSQRGVIYSENGGYYLSENVYTLEALITAYQMTGNKKYLKKSIDLLRILQRYYYSKKLGILTDPEDTGISLKRISFIDDIILLNVRAVKSIYALSVMTKNLKYQSFADSIIKHLPTNVNISSGIGFFVYLYPPVVVHVKEKNKSADLVRKILKIFPYWTSVHFDKSENGYSICNSQLCFFRTDNLEQVPKLLKEALESYKNM; via the coding sequence ATGAGAGCTTTTTTCATATTTTTGATGCTTTTTAATGTCTGTTTATCCTCTGAGATTAAATGGTTTTCCTACGAAGATGGAATAAAGAAGGCAAGATCAGAAAAAAAATTAATACTCCTTGATATCTATGCCCATTGGTGCCACTGGTGTAACGTTATGGAAAATACTACTTACAGAGATCAAAAGGTTGTAACCCTTATATCACAGTATTTTGTTCCTATTCGTGTAGATGCAGAAGAAAGACCTGATCTGAACAAAAAGTATAATCAGGGTGGACTTCCAACAACGGTTATTATGGACAATGAGGGAGAAATTTTGTGGGGAGGAATTTATGTATCTCCAGAAGATATGGAAAAACTTTTATCTTATTTTTTATCCCTTGATGAAAAGCAGATAAAAAAGATAGCAGAGCTTAATAAAAAAAAGCAGGAAAAGGCATACAAAAGATTTTTCAAAAAAATAAAACCAAAAGAACCTTCAAAAAAGTATATAAAAAAGGTTTTTAGATCTATAAAAATAAGGTTTGACAGTGAAAACGGAGGCTTCTACGGAGCACCAAAATTTCCCAAGGAAGAGCTTCTTCATTTTCTTCTGCTTTACTGGAAGTTTTTAGGTGATGAAGAAGCTAAAAAAATGATGATAAAAACAGCTCAGGGATATATGAAGCTGATAGATCCTGTTGAGGGGGGAATATACAGATACAGCGTAAATCAGTACTGGACACAACCCCATTATGAAAAACTTCTAAAAGATCAGTCTGACTTATCCCTAACTTTTTTTGATATCTACTCCCAGACAGGAGATGAAAGATTTTTCAAATCTGCACTTTCTCTTATTAATTTTTCTATAAACAAATTGTATGACAGAAACAGAAAGCTATTTTACAACTCACAGGGGGCTGATATTGTAGATGATGAAGGAACTATATTGATGACAGGTGAAGAGTTTTTTGAGCTGGGAAGGGAGGAAAGAAAAAAAGCTGTAAAAAAGCTTGGATATCCGCCAAAATTAGAAAAAAGCTTCTACTACGGTAATAATGCACTTATCTCAAAATCTTTATTTTATGCCTACATATTTACAGGAGAGAAAAAATACCTGAATACAGCAAAAGATGTTTTAGATACTGTTTTGGAAAAGGCTTTTTCACAAAGAGGGGTTATATACTCTGAGAATGGAGGATATTACCTAAGTGAGAATGTTTACACACTGGAAGCATTAATCACAGCTTACCAGATGACAGGAAATAAAAAGTATCTGAAAAAATCTATTGATCTTTTAAGGATACTGCAAAGGTATTATTACTCAAAAAAATTAGGTATTCTTACAGATCCTGAAGATACAGGAATAAGCCTGAAAAGAATATCATTTATTGATGATATTATCCTGCTGAATGTAAGGGCTGTAAAAAGCATCTACGCACTTTCTGTTATGACAAAAAATCTGAAATACCAGAGTTTTGCAGATAGCATCATAAAACATCTTCCGACAAATGTTAATATTAGCTCAGGGATAGGATTTTTTGTGTATCTGTATCCTCCTGTTGTTGTTCATGTGAAAGAAAAAAACAAAAGTGCTGATCTGGTGAGAAAAATATTAAAAATATTTCCCTACTGGACATCTGTTCATTTTGATAAATCAGAAAATGGATATTCTATATGCAACAGTCAACTCTGTTTTTTCAGAACTGATAACCTTGAACAGGTTCCTAAACTACTGAAAGAAGCACTTGAAAGTTACAAAAACATGTAG
- the rfaE2 gene encoding D-glycero-beta-D-manno-heptose 1-phosphate adenylyltransferase encodes MDWKDKVKKWKKEGKKIVFTNGCFDIIHAGHVDYLEKAKSFGDVLIVGLNSDESVRRIKGKDRPVNIQEHRKRVLEALKSVDLVVIFEEDTPERLIKQIKPDVLVKGGDWSVENIVGADFVMSYGGKVVTIDFVYDISTTKIIEKARKTN; translated from the coding sequence ATGGATTGGAAAGATAAAGTAAAAAAATGGAAAAAAGAGGGAAAAAAGATAGTATTCACAAACGGCTGTTTTGATATTATCCATGCAGGTCATGTTGATTATCTTGAAAAGGCAAAATCCTTTGGAGATGTTCTGATTGTGGGACTAAACAGCGATGAGTCCGTCAGAAGAATAAAAGGAAAAGACAGACCCGTAAACATTCAGGAACACAGAAAAAGAGTGCTTGAAGCCTTAAAATCTGTTGATCTTGTTGTTATTTTTGAGGAAGATACACCGGAGAGACTTATAAAACAGATAAAGCCTGATGTTCTTGTTAAAGGTGGAGACTGGAGTGTTGAAAATATAGTAGGAGCTGATTTTGTCATGTCTTATGGAGGGAAGGTTGTTACTATAGATTTTGTTTACGACATATCAACAACCAAGATAATTGAAAAGGCAAGGAAAACAAATTAG
- a CDS encoding TraR/DksA family transcriptional regulator codes for MDRQKMEKFRKILLEKKRQILDRYLKQEETIKKLTDEGLNLPEDLEDYARIDYTEIVLGELEDIEIEILRAIDQALEKMREGSYGYCEVCGEEIEEDRLEAVPWTTLCKKHAEEAEKNKDFVDRRYKEYFDRISPSPSPAPPATPEEHEL; via the coding sequence ATGGACAGACAAAAGATGGAAAAGTTTAGAAAGATACTGCTTGAGAAAAAGAGACAGATACTTGACAGATATCTGAAACAGGAAGAGACGATAAAAAAGCTGACAGATGAAGGGTTAAATCTGCCTGAGGATCTGGAGGATTATGCAAGGATAGATTATACAGAGATCGTCCTTGGTGAGCTTGAGGATATAGAAATAGAAATACTCAGAGCGATTGATCAGGCTCTTGAAAAGATGAGAGAGGGAAGTTACGGCTACTGTGAGGTGTGTGGAGAGGAGATAGAAGAAGACAGGCTTGAGGCTGTTCCATGGACAACTTTGTGTAAAAAGCATGCAGAAGAGGCAGAGAAAAATAAAGATTTTGTTGATAGGAGATACAAAGAGTATTTTGACCGTATATCCCCTTCTCCAAGCCCGGCACCTCCTGCAACACCTGAAGAACATGAGCTTTAA
- a CDS encoding A24 family peptidase, translating into MINTFFLVASFIFGTIIGSFLNVVIYRLPRGKSIVKPAFSFCPSCGSKIKWYDNIPLISYLILRGKCRNCKSPISFRYFFVELLTGIGSALSYLKTGLSYEYFFIFGFVAIMIAITFIDIQFRIIPDQLNLFGFIIGIIYSLLKMNIFDSIAGIVVGAGFLWGIAYFYLRFRGIEGLGMGDVKMMAFVGAYLGWFGALFTIFVGSFLGAIVGILGAYVSKSEDKGKFEIPFGPFLAFASIIYLFFGENIKEWYLGGMM; encoded by the coding sequence ATGATAAACACATTTTTTCTGGTGGCATCATTTATATTCGGGACAATCATCGGAAGCTTTCTTAATGTTGTTATTTACAGGCTTCCAAGGGGAAAATCCATAGTAAAACCTGCCTTTTCCTTTTGTCCTTCATGTGGAAGCAAGATTAAATGGTATGACAACATACCTCTCATATCTTATCTGATTTTAAGAGGAAAATGTCGGAACTGTAAAAGCCCTATCAGCTTCAGGTATTTTTTTGTGGAACTGCTGACAGGGATAGGATCAGCTCTTTCTTACCTGAAAACCGGTTTATCATATGAGTATTTTTTTATTTTTGGTTTTGTTGCAATTATGATAGCTATAACATTCATTGATATTCAGTTTAGAATAATACCTGACCAGCTTAACCTGTTTGGTTTTATTATAGGAATTATCTATTCCCTTCTAAAGATGAATATTTTTGACAGTATTGCAGGCATTGTCGTTGGGGCTGGTTTTTTGTGGGGAATAGCCTACTTTTATCTCAGATTCAGAGGTATTGAAGGGCTTGGAATGGGCGATGTTAAGATGATGGCATTTGTTGGAGCTTATCTGGGTTGGTTCGGAGCTCTGTTTACAATTTTTGTAGGCTCTTTTTTAGGTGCTATTGTCGGTATATTAGGAGCTTATGTGTCAAAATCTGAAGATAAAGGAAAATTTGAGATACCCTTTGGACCTTTTCTGGCATTTGCATCTATTATTTATCTTTTCTTTGGGGAGAATATAAAAGAGTGGTATCTTGGGGGTATGATGTGA
- the gatA gene encoding Asp-tRNA(Asn)/Glu-tRNA(Gln) amidotransferase subunit GatA: MKLWKMGLKELSDLVKSKQIKPSEVVDSFLDRTSQIEPKINSYVTNLIDKALEEAKKRDKELKNLDQIPDLFGLPIAVKDNISTKGIKTTCSSKILENYIPPFDATVVEKLKKQRYILTGKTNLDEFAMGSSTENSAFFPTKNPWNYERVPGGSSGGSAAAVGAGIVPAALGSDTGGSIRQPAAFCGVVGLKPTYGRVSRYGLVAFASSLDQIGPITRNVEDSALLLKVIAGKDPKDSTSADMEVPDYLSYLGKDIKGIKIGLPKEFFIEGLDSKIKETVLNAAKQLEKEGAEILEVSMPTTRYAIEAYYIIAPSEASSNLARYDGVRYGYRAKDYKDLEEMYSKTRDEGFGAEVKRRIMLGTYSLSSGYYDAYYLKAQKVRTLIYQDFMNAFESVDLLLTPTTPDIAFKIGEKVSDPLQMYLSDIFTVSVNMAGVPAVSIPCGFKDGMPVGMQLIGKPFDEGTILQTAYYYERLNDFYRRFPGE; this comes from the coding sequence ATGAAGCTGTGGAAGATGGGATTAAAAGAGCTTTCAGACCTTGTAAAATCAAAACAGATTAAACCTTCTGAGGTGGTTGACTCTTTTTTAGATAGAACATCACAGATAGAACCTAAAATAAACAGCTATGTAACAAACCTTATTGATAAAGCCCTTGAAGAAGCAAAAAAAAGGGACAAAGAGCTGAAAAATTTAGATCAGATACCTGATCTTTTTGGTCTTCCTATAGCTGTAAAAGACAATATCTCAACAAAAGGTATTAAAACAACATGTTCATCAAAAATACTTGAAAATTACATACCGCCATTTGATGCAACGGTTGTTGAAAAACTAAAAAAACAGAGATACATACTGACAGGTAAAACAAACCTTGATGAGTTTGCGATGGGATCATCAACAGAGAACTCTGCATTTTTTCCAACTAAAAACCCGTGGAATTATGAAAGGGTTCCGGGAGGGTCTTCTGGAGGTTCTGCTGCTGCTGTTGGTGCAGGTATTGTTCCTGCCGCTTTAGGCTCTGATACAGGAGGATCTATAAGACAACCTGCAGCTTTTTGCGGAGTAGTAGGTCTTAAACCAACTTACGGAAGGGTTTCAAGATACGGTCTTGTTGCCTTTGCCTCATCTCTTGATCAGATAGGACCTATAACCCGGAATGTTGAAGACAGTGCTTTACTTCTCAAAGTTATTGCAGGAAAAGATCCAAAAGACTCTACATCAGCAGATATGGAGGTTCCGGACTACCTGTCTTACTTAGGAAAGGACATAAAAGGTATAAAAATCGGACTTCCTAAAGAGTTTTTTATAGAAGGTCTTGACAGCAAGATAAAAGAAACGGTTCTCAACGCAGCAAAACAGCTTGAGAAAGAAGGTGCTGAGATTTTGGAAGTCTCAATGCCAACAACAAGATATGCGATAGAGGCTTATTACATAATTGCCCCATCTGAAGCATCATCAAACCTTGCAAGATACGATGGTGTAAGATACGGATACAGGGCAAAAGACTACAAAGATCTTGAGGAGATGTATTCAAAGACAAGAGATGAGGGATTTGGTGCAGAGGTCAAAAGAAGAATAATGCTCGGCACATACTCACTGTCTTCAGGCTACTATGATGCTTACTATCTTAAAGCCCAGAAGGTTAGAACCCTTATCTATCAGGATTTTATGAATGCCTTTGAGAGTGTTGATCTTCTTTTAACGCCAACAACTCCTGATATTGCCTTTAAGATCGGGGAAAAAGTCTCTGATCCTCTCCAGATGTATCTGTCCGATATATTTACAGTCTCTGTGAACATGGCAGGTGTTCCGGCTGTAAGCATCCCATGTGGTTTCAAAGATGGAATGCCTGTAGGTATGCAGCTTATCGGAAAGCCTTTTGATGAGGGAACTATACTTCAGACTGCTTATTACTACGAAAGACTGAATGATTTTTACAGGAGATTTCCGGGGGAGTGA